From a region of the Pecten maximus chromosome 18, xPecMax1.1, whole genome shotgun sequence genome:
- the LOC117316452 gene encoding zinc finger protein 239-like, producing MMDLDNHEEMDDMYIRTVDEQDEISSDQEWEDPHDTLHDEEDSSINFSADADKYSTSLQMETGEHFGCGFCGEKFDLMDNLQIHLQTHKDKALYNCYVCGKEFNHSKKLMKHIRGHTGEKPYNCYFCGKGFGLSGDYHRHMRIHTGEKPFKCEVCGKAFCQKGDLQRHTRIHTGDKPYRCDVCGNEFAQVGHLHVHYRKHTGERPYMCDICEKVFFVREHLQNHRRTHTGEKPYKCGVCGKGFAVNGTLQVHLRTHTGERPYKCDTCGKGFSAGGSLQAHLRVHKGEKPYECDVCQKTFTQIGNLQRHRRVHTGEKPFKCDICGKGLSENKSLQAHLKMHARLQTKEQVTAPELCDSYIQSYPGKGKKVNKTKS from the coding sequence ATGATGGACCTGGACAACCACGAGGAGATGGATGACATGTACATAAGGACTGTGGATGAACAGGATGAGATTTCATCAGACCAAGAGTGGGAAGATCCTCACGACACTTTACATGATGAAGAGGACTCGTCCATAAATTTTTCAGCTGATGCAGACAAATATTCTACATCACTTCAGATGGAAACAGGTGAACACTTTGGATGTGGTTTCTGTGGTGAGAAATTTGATTTGATGGACaatttacaaatacatttacaaaCCCATAAGGATAAAGCCTTATACAATTGTTATGTCTGTGGTAAAGAATTTAACCATTCGAAGAAATTAATGAAACACATCCGAGGTCACACAGGAGAAAAACcatataattgttatttttgtggTAAAGGATTTGGTCTGTCTGGagattatcatagacatatgCGAATTCATACAGGTGAAAAACCATTCAAATGTGAAGTGTGTGGGAAGGCTTTTTGTCAGAAAGGTGACTTGCAGAGACACACTAGAATCCATACAGGAGATAAGCCATACCGATGTGACGTATGTGGAAATGAGTTTGCTCAGGTGGGACACCTACATGTGCATTATCGTAAACACACAGGTGAGAGACCATATATGTGTGATATCTGTGAAAAAGTGTTTTTTGTTCGAGAACATCTGCAAAACCATAGAAGAACTCATACAGGAGAAAAACCTTACAAATGTGGTGTATGCGGGAAAGGCTTCGCTGTGAATGGTACGTTACAAGTCCATCTGAGGACACATACTGGGGAACGACCGTACAAGTGTGATACCTGTGGAAAAGGATTTAGTGCAGGTGGCAGTTTACAAGCACACCTTCGAGTCCACAAAGGGGAAAAGCCATATGAATGTGATGTCTGTCAGAAAACATTTACCCAAATAGGCAATCTGCAGCGGCATCGCCGGGTCCACACCGGAGAAAAGCCATTCAAGTGTGACATTTGTGGTAAGGGTCTTAGTGAAAATAAAAGTCTACAAGCTCACCTCAAAATGCATGCCAGACTGCAAACGAAAGAACAAGTGACTGCTCCCGAACTTTGTGATAGTTACATTCAAAGTTATCCGGGAAAAGGAAAGAAAGTTAATAAAACCAAGTCATAG
- the LOC117316559 gene encoding uncharacterized protein LOC117316559 yields MGCGSSSATTAVIATSNSNLKVNGQITAKHHSKNSVAEEKNQTEDSPILINKENVRTDQSSHLENPNNIQTDKKTEMFMQEREEGRSEITIQPGNQDKEKMADTTKEGTDSTEKSVAEDLDAKEKEKEKTKPLTEEEMKEKIQKTFEDAKHTWGPLHDKSLLVDAETGKINPTYRRISNNSFLYHFRLKGCPLNVQNKFKMDYYRLMVAEGAVTQFCDMVVYILKQGYENEDGTLDMVMCTPLLNSFGILTNFSDNEIERADILVDHPEFLGCLAEGLKKWTEPHLSGEKIGANRIKIVIGSPLSIIHNIAMQDKNIEKLHSQGFVDLLKPYLNSPIEKYRLSAVASLADIVNEQESEIIRTDEGVMKFLKNSLTRVMKEKNRRIFGWSPQELARTVKRIARNDANKRALVEQGVLPPLVKLAESEDVKEQREAVGAMWTLSFDKENQKDMVQDDEYKPVDTFIRLQHSPDKEVRKICNGALWTMRERLAESELYKDIGIKLMSPKQSPVHVPTNGLQEVKSEGHIMISYQWGHQNMLKKVRDGLRVNGFKVWMDIDDMEGSTLDAMARAVENAEIVLVCYSQKYKDSDNCRAEAEYAFQKKKKVIPLKMELNYKPDGWLGFICGAKLFFDFGGKYSFESRMEGLVKEISSKLSKDMVDSVIIPESASVVASAPVAQDLVVEPVYSTSPPAGGSQVSMTTVELVKKWKEQDVEKWMAKHSLSPQQLKKMTGVEIAFMMLLKSESPDFFYKVITDTLKITNLLTIAQFRFALDDTKL; encoded by the exons ATGGGTTGTGGATCATCATCTGCGACCACTGCTGTGATAGCCACGTCTAACAGCAACCTAAAGGTCAACGGTCAAATCACAGCAAAACACCACTCAAAAAATAGTGTAGCTGAGGAAAAAAATCAGACAGAAGATAGTCCAATTTTAATCAACAAGGAAAACGTTAGAACTGATCAAAGTTCACATCTAGAAAATCCTAATAatattcaaactgataaaaaaaCAGAAATGTTTATGCAGGAAAGAGAAGAGGGTAGGTCGGAGATTACGATTCAGCCGGGTAATCAAGATAAAGAGAAAATGGCAGATACAACAAAAGAAGGGACAGATAGTACAGAGAAATCTGTTGCAGAAGACTTGGATgcaaaggaaaaagaaaaagagaaaacgaaaccattaacagaggaagaaatgaaagaaaaaattcAGAAGACTTTTGAAGATGCAAAACATACCTGGGGTCCATTACATGACAAAAGTCTCTTGGTGGATGCAGAAACAGGGAAGATTAACCCAACATACAGGAGAATATCAAACAACTCGTTCCTTTATCATTTCAGATTGAAAGGTTGTCCTTTAAATGTCcaaaataagtttaaaatggaTTATTATCGACTCATGGTGGCAGAGGGCGCAGTAACACAATTTTGTGATATGGTGGTTTATATACTGAAACAGGGATATGAGAATGAGGATGGCACATTGGATATGGTGATGTGTACACCATTGTTGAATTCGTTTGGGATATTGACTAATTTTTCGGACAATGAAATAGAGAGGGCTGACATCCTCGTGGATCATCCAGAGTTTCTTGGTTGTCTTGCAGAGGGTTTAAAGAAATGGACAGAGCCTCATCTGAGTGGAGAAAAAATAGGC GCCAATCGCATTAAAATCGTAATCGGCAGTCCTTTGTCAATCATTCACAACATAGCTATGCaagacaaaaatattgaaaagcTGCATAGCCAAGGatttgttgatttgttgaaGCCGTATTTAAACTCGCCCATTGAGAAGTACCGACTATCAGCCGTAGCATCACTGGCAGATATTGTGAATGAACAGGAGAGCGAGATCATTCGAACAGACGAAGGTGTAATGAAGTTTCTCAAGAACAGTCTGACACGTGTTATGAAGGAGAAAAATAGGAGAATATTTGGATGGAGCCCCCAGGAACTAGCTAGAA CCGTAAAAAGAATCGCAAGGAATGATGCCAATAAAAGAGCTCTAGTAGAACAAGGAGTGCTTCCCCCACTCGTCAAACTGGCCGAGAGTGAAGATGTCAAGGAACAAAGAG AGGCTGTAGGGGCCATGTGGACCCTGTCATTTGACAAGGAGAACCAGAAAGATATGGTTCAGGATGATGAGTATAAGCCAGTGGACACTTTCATACGCCTCCAGCATTCTCCGGATAAAGAAGTGAGGAAAATCTGCAATGGGGCTCTATGGACAATGAGAGAAAGATTGGCAGAGTCAGAACTCTACAAAGACATAG GTATAAAACTAATGTCACCCAAGCAAAGTCCTGTCCATGTTCCTACAAATGGTCTCCAAGAAGTGAAATCTGAAGGCCACATTATGATCAGTTACCAGTGGGGTCACCAGAACATGTTGAAAAAGGTCCGTGATGGTCTACGAGTTAACGGATTCAAAGTATGGATGGACATTGATGACATGGAGGGGTCCACACTAGATGCTATGGCTCGTGCTGTGGAAAATGCTGAGATTGTCCTTGTTTGCTACTCACAGAAATACAAAGACAGTGACAACTGTAGAGCTG AGGCTGAATATGCTtttcaaaagaagaaaaaggTGATTCCGCTTAAAATGGAACTTAACTACAAACCAGATGGCTGGCTGGGGTTCATCTGTGGTGCCAAGCTTTTCTTTGATTTTGGGGGAAAGTATTCGTTTGAGTCCCGCATGGAGGGTCTAGTGAAAGAAATCTCATCGAAGCTAAGCAAGGATATGGTTGATAGTGTTATCATCCCAGAGTCAGCCTCAGTTGTTGCCAGTGCTCCt GTTGCCCAGGATCTCGTGGTTGAACCTGTGTATAGCACATCGCCGCCAGCTGGTGGCAGTCAAGTCTCCATGACAACAGTAGAGTTGGTAAAAAAGTGGAAAGAACAAGATGTTGAAAAATGGATGGCAAAGCACAGCCTATCTCC GCAGCAATTGAAAAAGATGACGGGTGTAGAAATAGCGTTCATGATGTTACTCAAATCTGAG tCGCCTGATTTTTTCTACAAGGTGATCACAGATACCCTGAAGATTACAAACCTTCTTACAATTGCACAGTTCAGGTTTGCTTTGGATGACACAAAACTCTAA